In Liquorilactobacillus hordei DSM 19519, the following proteins share a genomic window:
- a CDS encoding ABC transporter substrate-binding protein, whose translation MAVLGLVYLSQQKQSSQTSEKQPRIVATTVAITEVFAHLNMKLVGVPSDSSLQKVPNKYHNVTRVGNHVSINWDNLLTAKPDIVYVDSELTDEYQGKLKEQKIGMKSLNFQNYGSLVKSIKYLGRKYDKQKEAQKLLSQIKIKKISRVQKPKVLILMGMPGGSFLVMNSKTYLGDLVKRAGGEVVGASPSSLYTTASSEAIVQADPDIVIRLAHAMPKQVKAAFITTFKQSPYNNLKAVKEKHVYDVVAPKFSPTANLKVKQAYNQVKRWLDQIDK comes from the coding sequence GTGGCAGTGCTTGGATTAGTGTATTTGAGTCAGCAAAAACAAAGTAGTCAAACATCTGAAAAACAGCCCAGAATAGTAGCAACGACAGTAGCTATTACAGAAGTTTTTGCCCACTTAAATATGAAATTAGTTGGTGTTCCGAGTGATAGTAGCCTTCAAAAAGTACCTAATAAATACCATAATGTTACACGTGTGGGCAATCATGTGAGTATTAATTGGGATAACTTGTTGACGGCTAAACCCGATATAGTCTATGTAGACTCTGAACTGACGGATGAGTATCAAGGCAAGTTAAAAGAACAAAAGATAGGTATGAAATCCTTAAATTTTCAAAATTATGGAAGCTTAGTAAAGAGCATTAAATATTTGGGTAGGAAGTATGATAAACAAAAAGAGGCGCAGAAACTTCTTTCTCAAATAAAAATAAAAAAAATTAGTCGGGTTCAAAAACCTAAAGTATTGATCTTAATGGGAATGCCTGGCGGAAGTTTCTTGGTAATGAACTCAAAAACTTACTTAGGTGATTTGGTTAAAAGAGCTGGTGGTGAGGTAGTTGGAGCCAGCCCGTCTTCGCTTTATACTACAGCGAGTAGTGAAGCGATTGTCCAAGCTGATCCGGATATTGTTATTCGGTTAGCACATGCAATGCCTAAACAGGTAAAAGCAGCTTTTATAACAACTTTCAAACAAAGTCCTTATAATAATTTGAAAGCAGTTAAGGAGAAACATGTCTACGATGTAGTAGCACCAAAATTTTCACCAACGGCTAACTTGAAAGTTAAACAAGCATACAATCAGGTAAAGAGGTGGCTTGATCAGATTGACAAATAA
- a CDS encoding NEAT domain-containing protein, whose translation MRIKYLLVVAGTFLLVFFMKTIEVSASSYQVNYTIEKYGTSQTSIADAYFVKPATVSVGQEQYNVSITVKTSHDLGSFPVQILNINGQGPQVSKSTSGNEDYYTFSFTTKSVKQSISGNMKVDIDSMDYHHTYGFNLLMNSGSVPELSSSSSSASQQSTTASSKQTNSSISSSSTANKTASSSNTSSTAATSSSSSVSIESSATTSNIASSSTSETKSASEKENSGKKKYSSKKTKYKEDGTKKIKKERTRIIRAKALIRACSDFQ comes from the coding sequence ATGAGAATTAAATATTTATTAGTAGTCGCAGGAACTTTCTTATTGGTTTTCTTCATGAAAACGATAGAAGTTTCTGCTTCTTCATATCAGGTTAATTATACGATTGAAAAATATGGTACATCGCAGACATCTATTGCAGATGCATATTTTGTAAAACCAGCAACAGTTTCAGTTGGGCAAGAACAATATAATGTTAGTATCACAGTCAAAACAAGTCATGATTTAGGTTCATTTCCTGTACAAATTTTAAATATTAACGGTCAGGGACCACAAGTCAGTAAAAGTACCTCTGGAAATGAAGATTATTACACCTTTTCCTTTACTACCAAGTCAGTGAAGCAGTCAATATCAGGAAATATGAAAGTTGATATTGATAGCATGGATTATCATCACACATATGGTTTTAATTTATTAATGAATAGCGGAAGTGTTCCCGAACTTTCTAGTAGTTCATCTTCGGCCAGTCAACAAAGTACTACGGCAAGTTCGAAGCAAACCAACAGTTCAATATCTAGTAGCAGTACGGCTAATAAAACTGCATCTTCAAGTAATACTAGTTCAACTGCAGCAACGAGCTCATCTAGTTCTGTCTCAATAGAGTCTTCTGCCACTACTTCAAACATAGCCAGTTCAAGTACAAGTGAGACAAAGTCAGCTAGTGAAAAGGAAAACAGCGGTAAAAAGAAATATAGCAGTAAAAAGACTAAGTATAAAGAAGATGGGACAAAAAAAATAAAAAAAGAGAGAACAAGAATAATAAGAGCAAAAGCACTAATAAGAGCGTGCTCGGATTTTCAATAA
- a CDS encoding LPXTG cell wall anchor domain-containing protein: protein MIQEDGIWNTAIKIQKNTDGTATVTITQGKMMNYMTTVKFDGVEMTKNVASADAVSGTWTAVLSKEKVANLTVGNKILLDMTYTVPNMFTHNVQALAVIKSINEVGSGKESGSNGTTTADKKITDVVAPAQAVSTDPHNSSSSSDSSISLSADSSVKSSEMTLPQTGESNYSYASILGVLALITAVGLGGTLLSIRRSGK from the coding sequence ATGATTCAAGAAGATGGTATCTGGAATACAGCAATTAAGATCCAAAAAAATACTGATGGAACAGCGACCGTTACAATTACGCAGGGCAAAATGATGAATTATATGACAACAGTTAAATTTGATGGTGTAGAAATGACTAAAAATGTTGCTTCAGCAGATGCGGTTAGTGGCACATGGACGGCTGTTTTGAGTAAAGAAAAAGTTGCTAATTTAACAGTAGGAAACAAGATTTTGCTTGATATGACATATACAGTTCCAAATATGTTTACCCATAATGTTCAAGCGTTGGCAGTCATAAAAAGTATCAACGAAGTCGGATCCGGAAAGGAGTCTGGTAGTAACGGAACCACAACGGCTGATAAGAAGATTACAGATGTAGTTGCACCAGCACAGGCAGTTTCTACAGATCCGCACAACAGTTCATCAAGCAGCGATAGTTCTATAAGTTTAAGTGCTGATAGTTCTGTAAAATCAAGTGAAATGACCCTTCCACAAACAGGCGAGTCTAATTATTCCTATGCTTCAATCTTAGGTGTCTTAGCACTTATTACTGCGGTTGGATTAGGAGGAACACTTTTAAGCATTAGGAGATCTGGCAAATGA
- a CDS encoding IS1182 family transposase: protein MYNNYNINQTVLSIKTDWEPKENHPARMINQIVEDLKINDPYIFGRPRKYDLRVLLKLILFAYTKGIFSSRRINTLAEENLAARWLTQEQVPAYRTICRFRISDEVESLINQCILKLTKYLKQNNFIDEVTFIDGTKILADANKYSFVWRKNTIRFDKLNRSAIITLLEELNDAKFKCQLPAETDLTLEMLDEITLRLENDLKDLNKKIEKEHISPNPDKSRRRKLKSLKRKLKLRQTKLLAHKIQTRIYGKRNSYSKTDHDATFMRVKEDPMLNGQLKPAYNLQIATSKQFVTAFGIFQNPGDTKTLIPFLQQQKAAGTLGKYIVADAGYGSESNYRYLEDELPEHTALIPYGTMLKENSRKWKSDDRKVMNWAYHPKDDYFIDLQGVRFSFYAYRKRKDKYGFVREFKEYQANKYDNDFKIDHRAFTKNGNPRKISINSAWEYFKAKERKLLSNHQTGSIYGQRKIDVESVFGGLKACLGFKKFSVRGLEKVKREAGIALMAMNIRKLVAKGTNYNCFINKKKRLVKIKERFSLISSILKDLWHSPNS, encoded by the coding sequence ATGTACAATAATTATAACATAAATCAGACTGTACTTAGTATTAAAACTGACTGGGAGCCAAAAGAAAATCATCCTGCACGGATGATTAATCAAATAGTTGAAGACCTTAAAATTAATGATCCTTACATCTTTGGACGACCGCGTAAGTATGATCTGCGTGTACTTTTAAAATTAATTTTGTTTGCGTACACAAAAGGTATCTTTAGTAGTCGCCGTATTAATACGTTGGCAGAAGAGAATTTGGCAGCCCGTTGGCTGACACAAGAACAGGTTCCAGCCTACCGAACAATTTGTCGTTTTAGAATTTCAGATGAAGTTGAGAGCTTGATTAATCAATGTATTCTAAAACTAACCAAATATCTGAAACAAAACAATTTTATTGATGAAGTTACTTTTATTGACGGGACTAAAATTTTAGCTGATGCCAATAAATATAGTTTTGTTTGGCGTAAGAATACGATTCGTTTTGACAAGCTTAATCGCTCTGCGATTATAACCCTTCTGGAAGAATTAAATGACGCTAAGTTTAAGTGTCAGCTCCCAGCAGAGACAGATCTTACTTTAGAAATGCTTGATGAAATTACCTTGCGGTTAGAAAATGACTTGAAAGATTTGAATAAAAAGATTGAAAAAGAACATATCTCTCCAAACCCAGACAAGTCAAGGCGTCGAAAACTAAAATCTTTAAAACGAAAACTTAAGTTACGGCAAACTAAATTATTAGCTCATAAAATACAAACCAGAATTTATGGTAAAAGAAATAGTTATTCAAAAACAGATCATGATGCAACTTTCATGCGTGTTAAGGAAGATCCAATGCTCAACGGACAGCTAAAACCGGCTTATAATCTACAAATCGCCACAAGTAAACAATTTGTAACTGCCTTCGGCATTTTTCAAAATCCAGGAGATACCAAAACATTAATTCCTTTTTTACAGCAACAAAAAGCAGCTGGAACTTTAGGTAAGTATATTGTGGCTGATGCAGGATACGGTTCAGAATCAAATTATCGATATCTCGAAGATGAATTACCTGAACATACAGCGTTAATTCCATATGGGACAATGTTAAAAGAAAATAGTCGCAAATGGAAAAGTGATGACCGTAAGGTCATGAATTGGGCGTATCATCCTAAAGACGATTATTTTATTGATCTGCAGGGAGTTAGATTTAGTTTTTATGCTTACCGTAAGCGCAAAGATAAGTACGGATTTGTACGTGAATTTAAAGAGTATCAGGCAAACAAATACGATAACGATTTTAAAATTGATCACCGAGCATTCACTAAAAACGGAAATCCTCGTAAAATAAGTATTAATAGCGCATGGGAGTATTTCAAAGCTAAGGAACGCAAGTTGCTTTCAAATCACCAAACTGGTTCAATTTACGGACAACGTAAAATAGATGTTGAATCAGTTTTTGGTGGATTGAAGGCTTGTTTGGGTTTTAAAAAATTTTCGGTTAGAGGTCTTGAGAAGGTAAAAAGGGAAGCTGGAATTGCCTTGATGGCAATGAATATTAGAAAATTGGTGGCGAAAGGCACCAATTATAACTGTTTTATAAACAAAAAGAAGAGATTAGTGAAAATCAAAGAACGATTTTCACTAATCTCTTCTATTTTGAAGGACTTATGGCACAGCCCCAACAGTTGA
- a CDS encoding TetR/AcrR family transcriptional regulator, with protein MPKDTFFNLIPEKKARLFAAISHEFSRKSFDDSAISEIIEFAGIPRGSFYQYFNDKLDCYLYFVGQIQNEQNELYLALLEKNEGDLFEASKQFFKETIKDVLEGDHSDFYRTMIEAHDFRLQKVLGHGSMHQLIQTLYAQTDLTHLHIESFEEFRDLVSLMLNIFFKSVGGYFHHHQGKDPLSVTAVQKSCLKMLSWLQYGVTK; from the coding sequence ATGCCCAAGGATACTTTTTTTAATCTTATCCCAGAAAAAAAAGCAAGGCTCTTCGCCGCAATTAGCCATGAATTTTCTAGGAAAAGCTTTGATGATTCTGCAATCAGTGAAATTATTGAATTTGCTGGTATTCCCCGCGGAAGTTTCTATCAATATTTCAATGATAAATTAGATTGCTACCTCTATTTTGTCGGACAAATTCAAAATGAGCAAAATGAACTTTATCTGGCTCTTTTAGAAAAGAATGAAGGAGATTTATTTGAAGCGTCTAAGCAATTCTTCAAAGAAACCATTAAGGATGTTTTAGAGGGGGATCATTCTGATTTTTATCGAACAATGATTGAAGCCCATGACTTTCGTCTTCAAAAAGTGCTAGGTCACGGGAGTATGCATCAATTAATTCAAACATTATATGCACAGACTGATCTAACTCACTTACACATTGAATCATTTGAAGAATTTCGTGATTTAGTTAGTTTAATGTTGAATATTTTCTTTAAGTCTGTTGGTGGCTACTTTCACCATCATCAAGGAAAAGATCCGCTTTCTGTCACCGCAGTTCAAAAAAGCTGTCTTAAAATGCTGTCTTGGCTTCAATATGGAGTTACAAAATAA
- a CDS encoding ABC transporter ATP-binding protein, with protein MYKIVRTRLEKWPVLAAAFFMIIQVFCNLTLPTLTSDMINKGVAAGNTNYIWQVGAKMLGITLIGILAAAGNVFFASTQAQKLGTKLRNALFEKVLKFGSHEVDKFGASSLTTRTTNDVLQIQNVTVMILRMMLQAPAMLIGGIIMAYLSEKKLTIVFLVSLPLLAIAIGIVMSLAGPLFSSLQNKIDRINLVFREGLTGVRVVRAFRQDNFEQTRFEDANKSYTNTAIKAFSLVSLMFPVMTLILNGTNIGIIWIGANLIAKQSMEVGNLVSFMTYAAMILFSFMMLSMVFVFIPRAQAAAVRIQEVLDTEYSIKEDPQPTVLNNSEISLEFKNVNFRYAHAERRALESINLNLHSGQTLAIIGGTGAGKSTLINLIPRLYDIESGKIRLNGIDISKLPQSQLHEQVSFVQQKAFLFKGTIRSNLQVGKPDATEKEMWHALEVAQATEFVKELDSGLDSVVEHNGANFSGGQRQRLAIARALIKPAAIYIFDDSFSALDFKTDAKLRKALANDNKISHSIVIIVAQRIATVTTANQIIVLDGGKDVGHGTHNELKKSNPTYQEIIKSQLKGEDI; from the coding sequence ATGTATAAAATTGTTCGCACTCGTTTAGAAAAGTGGCCCGTTCTAGCTGCTGCATTCTTTATGATTATTCAGGTTTTTTGCAATCTTACTTTGCCAACACTCACTTCCGATATGATTAATAAAGGTGTAGCCGCTGGAAACACAAACTACATCTGGCAGGTAGGCGCGAAAATGTTAGGAATCACCCTGATTGGAATTCTGGCTGCCGCTGGAAATGTTTTTTTCGCATCAACGCAAGCTCAAAAGCTTGGTACTAAATTGCGCAATGCATTATTTGAAAAAGTTCTTAAATTTGGAAGTCACGAAGTTGATAAGTTTGGTGCTTCTTCACTTACTACAAGAACAACCAATGATGTTTTACAAATTCAAAATGTGACAGTCATGATTTTACGGATGATGCTACAGGCACCTGCAATGTTAATTGGTGGTATCATAATGGCTTATCTTAGTGAAAAAAAATTAACAATTGTTTTTCTCGTATCACTTCCGCTATTGGCAATTGCAATTGGAATTGTTATGTCTTTAGCTGGACCGCTATTCAGTAGTCTACAAAATAAGATTGACCGCATTAATCTTGTTTTCCGTGAAGGATTGACTGGTGTTCGTGTTGTACGCGCCTTTCGACAAGATAATTTCGAACAGACTCGCTTTGAAGATGCCAATAAATCTTACACAAATACTGCTATTAAGGCTTTCAGCTTGGTATCCTTGATGTTTCCAGTTATGACATTGATTTTAAATGGAACTAATATCGGAATTATTTGGATTGGGGCTAACCTAATTGCCAAGCAGTCAATGGAAGTCGGGAATCTAGTTTCTTTTATGACATACGCTGCAATGATTTTGTTTAGTTTTATGATGCTCTCCATGGTTTTTGTTTTTATCCCCAGAGCACAGGCTGCCGCTGTTCGTATTCAAGAAGTTTTAGATACTGAATATTCAATTAAAGAGGATCCACAACCAACTGTTTTAAATAACTCTGAGATCTCACTTGAATTTAAAAATGTTAATTTTCGTTATGCTCATGCTGAACGTCGTGCACTTGAATCAATTAATCTCAACCTGCATTCCGGACAAACACTTGCAATCATAGGTGGAACTGGAGCAGGTAAGTCGACCTTGATAAATTTGATTCCACGATTATACGATATTGAATCAGGTAAGATTAGGCTTAATGGTATTGATATTTCCAAGTTACCGCAAAGTCAACTTCATGAACAAGTTTCCTTCGTGCAACAAAAAGCTTTCTTATTCAAAGGAACGATCCGCAGTAACTTGCAAGTCGGGAAGCCAGATGCAACTGAAAAAGAAATGTGGCATGCACTTGAAGTCGCTCAGGCAACTGAATTCGTCAAGGAACTTGACAGTGGGTTAGATTCTGTTGTTGAACATAATGGAGCTAATTTTTCTGGGGGACAACGTCAACGTCTAGCAATTGCCCGTGCACTTATAAAGCCAGCTGCTATCTATATCTTTGATGATTCATTTTCTGCACTTGACTTTAAGACAGATGCAAAACTACGAAAAGCTCTCGCCAATGATAATAAAATCAGTCATAGTATTGTCATTATCGTTGCTCAAAGAATTGCAACAGTCACAACCGCAAATCAAATTATTGTTCTTGATGGAGGTAAAGATGTTGGACATGGAACACACAATGAACTAAAAAAATCTAACCCTACTTACCAAGAAATTATCAAATCACAATTGAAAGGAGAGGATATTTAA